The Flavobacterium sp. IMCC34852 genome contains the following window.
TTAATCCTAAAGTTTGTGCTTTCTCTTCACTCATTAAGACCAAAGCAGCAGCACCATCGTTGATGGTTGAAGCATTGGCAGCAGTTACCGTTCCGTCTTTAGTAAAGACAGGGTTTAAAGCCGGGATTTTATCTAATTTTACATTAGTAAATTCTTCATCTTTAGAAAAAACAATCGGTTCACCTCGACGTTGCGGAATTTCTACCGGAACGACTTCGTTGTCAAACTTGCCTTCAGACCAAGCTTTAGCCGAGCGCTCGTAAGATTGAATAGCAAAAGCATCTTGTTCTTCACGGCTGATTCCGTATTCTGAAGCACATAAATCGGCACAAACACCCATGGCGTTTCCGTCATAAGCATCGGTTAAACCATCTTTTTGCATGCCGTCGACCATAGTGGTTGGGCCAAATTTCACTCCGTTTCTCAAATGAACATAATGCGGAATCAAACTCATGTTTTCCATCCCTCCGGCTACTACAATTTCGGCATCACCGGTCATAATGGCTTGAGCTCCTTGCATTACGGCTTTCATACCGGAAGCACATACTTTATTTACGGTTGTCGTTGGAACGGTATTCGGTAATCCGGCAAAAATGGCAGCTTGGGTAGCAG
Protein-coding sequences here:
- a CDS encoding acetyl-CoA C-acyltransferase, which produces MSKKVVIVSAVRTPIGSFMGSLSTVTATQLGAAAIKGALNKINLDPNLVDEVLMGNVVQAGVGQAPATQAAIFAGLPNTVPTTTVNKVCASGMKAVMQGAQAIMTGDAEIVVAGGMENMSLIPHYVHLRNGVKFGPTTMVDGMQKDGLTDAYDGNAMGVCADLCASEYGISREEQDAFAIQSYERSAKAWSEGKFDNEVVPVEIPQRRGEPIVFSKDEEFTNVKLDKIPALNPVFTKDGTVTAANASTINDGAAALVLMSEEKAQTLGLKPLAYIKSYADAAQEPKWFTTAPAKALPKALDKAGISVADVDYFEFNEAFAVVGLANAKILGLDNNKINVNGGAVSLGHPLGCSGARIIVTLINVLEQNNAKIGAAAICNGGGGASAIVIERI